The following are encoded together in the Mycolicibacterium arabiense genome:
- a CDS encoding cupin domain-containing protein has translation MTQNTSPSLRSPQHAEFLTDAPLAGTLVGTDFDGWTDELRAEFDAHAHDGHVGSRLLSQNERVRVWEIRLAPGDRFHAHRHVLDYFWTAVIAGTSRQHTADGTTREVSYSAGETRHFTFAEGEFLLHDIENAGDSELIFTTVEHLDSANPPLEL, from the coding sequence ATGACCCAGAACACTTCCCCGTCGCTTCGCTCGCCCCAGCACGCAGAGTTCCTCACCGACGCACCGCTGGCCGGCACGCTCGTCGGCACCGACTTCGACGGCTGGACCGACGAGCTGCGCGCCGAGTTCGACGCGCATGCCCACGACGGGCACGTCGGCTCGCGGCTGCTCAGCCAGAACGAGCGGGTACGGGTGTGGGAGATCCGCCTCGCCCCCGGTGACCGCTTCCATGCCCACCGGCACGTGCTCGACTACTTCTGGACCGCGGTCATCGCCGGCACCAGCCGCCAGCACACGGCCGACGGCACCACCCGCGAGGTGTCCTACTCGGCGGGGGAGACGCGACACTTCACCTTCGCCGAAGGGGAATTCCTGCTGCACGACATCGAGAACGCCGGTGACAGCGAGTTGATCTTCACCACCGTGGAACACCTCGACTCGGCGAACCCACCGCTCGAACTCTAG
- a CDS encoding amidohydrolase family protein → MTSTIRSGPIDVHAHWLPEDLFGLPPGSPVPPLNGRDGQLHLGDLPLSIQTAAMSDPARVLADTDAAGLGARVISAPPFAFPVADAPGVDDYVGAFNDELAKVCRDSAGRLLGLGLVSLHDPDAARKQIEAMASTGVVRGIAVPPLLGHTSFDVAPMRDVLAIAAENDAAVLVHPMQLPRPEWSSYYLTNLIGNPVETATAAASLVLGGVLEELPSLRICMLHGGGCAPALVGRWQHGWSQRADVRSARTRSPREGFAGLWFDTLTHDGPALDLLRAHADPGRLMCGSDYPFDMGIALPLDLPHSVGIDDAALEDNARRFLGLDEGENRV, encoded by the coding sequence ATGACCTCCACCATCCGCTCGGGACCCATCGACGTCCACGCCCACTGGCTCCCCGAGGACCTGTTCGGGCTGCCACCGGGGTCCCCGGTGCCCCCGCTCAACGGACGCGACGGCCAGCTGCACCTCGGGGACCTGCCGCTGTCGATCCAGACCGCGGCAATGAGCGACCCCGCCCGCGTGCTGGCCGACACCGACGCCGCCGGGCTCGGGGCGCGCGTGATCTCGGCGCCTCCGTTCGCCTTCCCGGTCGCCGACGCCCCCGGCGTCGACGACTACGTGGGTGCGTTCAACGACGAACTGGCCAAGGTGTGCCGCGACAGTGCCGGCAGGCTGCTCGGACTGGGGCTGGTGTCACTGCACGATCCCGATGCCGCCCGCAAGCAGATCGAGGCCATGGCGTCGACGGGCGTGGTGCGCGGCATCGCGGTTCCGCCGCTGCTGGGGCACACCTCGTTCGACGTGGCGCCGATGCGCGACGTGTTGGCGATCGCGGCGGAGAACGACGCGGCGGTGCTGGTGCACCCCATGCAGCTGCCGCGGCCGGAGTGGTCGTCGTACTACCTGACCAACCTCATCGGCAACCCCGTCGAAACGGCAACCGCCGCCGCATCACTGGTGCTCGGCGGCGTGCTCGAGGAGCTGCCATCGTTGCGCATCTGCATGCTGCACGGCGGGGGCTGCGCCCCTGCGCTGGTGGGCCGCTGGCAGCACGGCTGGTCGCAGCGCGCCGACGTGCGCAGTGCTCGAACCCGTTCGCCGCGGGAGGGTTTCGCCGGCCTCTGGTTCGACACCCTCACCCACGACGGCCCGGCGCTCGACCTGCTGCGCGCGCACGCCGATCCCGGACGCCTGATGTGCGGCAGCGACTATCCGTTCGACATGGGCATCGCGCTCCCGCTGGACCTACCGCACTCCGTCGGCATCGACGACGCCGCCCTCGAAGACAACGCCCGACGCTTCCTCGGGCTCGATGAAGGAGAGAACCGTGTCTGA
- a CDS encoding bestrophin-like domain, whose protein sequence is MSRWLVTQIPSGVLLAALIIVIAGGTVLVQRSVRRRFPTLAAGDHNDVTKFTYGFIGFLYAFFIGFVVSSMWGQVSTADASARAEGATGVQMARNLAVFPQPDADRIREALLVYERQAIDEWSRVDDLPSTTADGALADVYTAYRDVRAETDLQKSVLATSLGNLDEISKARTVRLLTADEDNGLPWPIWAVIFLTSAMVLGTVVIYGVEKPGMHYPMVTIVSTVVATNLFLVLELAHPFVGTISTSVDPLREVVRVLSGMP, encoded by the coding sequence ATGAGCCGGTGGCTGGTCACCCAGATACCCTCCGGCGTCCTGCTCGCCGCGTTGATCATCGTGATCGCCGGGGGAACGGTCCTCGTCCAGAGATCGGTGCGTCGCCGATTCCCCACGCTCGCCGCGGGCGACCACAACGACGTCACCAAGTTCACCTACGGCTTCATCGGCTTCCTCTACGCCTTCTTCATCGGTTTCGTCGTCTCGTCGATGTGGGGCCAGGTCAGCACCGCCGACGCAAGCGCGCGCGCCGAGGGCGCGACAGGGGTTCAGATGGCCAGGAACCTCGCGGTGTTCCCCCAACCCGACGCCGACCGCATCCGAGAGGCACTGCTCGTCTACGAGCGCCAGGCGATCGACGAATGGTCCCGCGTCGACGACCTTCCATCCACGACCGCCGACGGCGCGCTCGCCGACGTGTACACGGCCTACCGCGACGTACGAGCCGAGACCGACCTGCAGAAGTCAGTCCTCGCAACGTCACTGGGGAACCTCGACGAGATCAGCAAGGCGCGCACCGTGAGACTTCTCACCGCGGACGAGGACAACGGACTCCCGTGGCCCATCTGGGCGGTGATCTTCCTGACGAGCGCGATGGTCCTGGGCACCGTGGTCATCTACGGCGTGGAGAAACCCGGGATGCACTATCCGATGGTGACGATCGTCAGCACCGTGGTGGCAACGAACCTCTTCCTCGTCCTCGAACTCGCCCATCCATTCGTCGGCACGATCTCGACGTCCGTCGACCCGCTGCGGGAAGTGGTGCGCGTCTTGTCCGGTATGCCGTGA
- a CDS encoding tripartite tricarboxylate transporter substrate binding protein has product MNTTVIGAVLAASLMLTGCQSSEPAADAPSYPTGPITMTAGANPGSGFDITIRSVVEALEQEGIVKVPLPVQNKPGGSGADFLATMVEQYDGAADQISVTSLAMMINELRGASKYGYDDVTMIARLVTEYFVVVTAPGTPYANLSDVMTAIEKGPGQVAVAAANDDQAPFDLLVTAAGGDASSVNYVPFEGGGDQIAALRNGDVDVAIGGVSEFVDLLDGGELKALGVLSEDRLPGLAAATAREQGLDVTLSNWRGLYGPPGMPEVAVAYWQKALGEMVETPAWEQIAQRNHFTTTFATGDEFQTFLADTQADVKAALDEQGR; this is encoded by the coding sequence GTGAACACAACCGTCATCGGCGCCGTGCTGGCCGCCTCGCTGATGCTCACCGGATGTCAGTCCTCAGAACCGGCGGCCGACGCGCCGAGCTATCCCACGGGACCCATCACGATGACGGCGGGCGCCAACCCGGGTAGCGGATTCGACATCACGATCCGCTCGGTCGTCGAGGCCCTCGAGCAGGAGGGCATCGTGAAAGTGCCGCTGCCCGTGCAGAACAAGCCGGGTGGCAGCGGAGCGGACTTCCTGGCCACCATGGTCGAGCAGTACGACGGCGCCGCCGACCAGATATCGGTCACGTCCCTGGCGATGATGATCAACGAATTGCGCGGCGCGTCGAAGTACGGCTACGACGACGTCACCATGATCGCCCGCCTGGTGACGGAGTACTTCGTCGTCGTCACCGCTCCCGGCACCCCCTACGCGAACCTCTCCGACGTCATGACCGCAATCGAGAAGGGTCCCGGACAGGTCGCCGTCGCTGCCGCGAACGACGATCAGGCGCCGTTCGACCTCTTGGTGACCGCGGCAGGCGGCGATGCCTCATCGGTGAACTACGTGCCGTTCGAAGGCGGAGGAGACCAGATCGCCGCGCTCCGCAACGGTGACGTCGACGTCGCGATCGGCGGAGTCAGTGAGTTCGTCGACCTGCTCGACGGGGGAGAACTCAAGGCACTGGGCGTGCTGTCGGAGGACCGCCTGCCGGGGCTCGCCGCTGCGACCGCACGAGAGCAGGGACTCGACGTCACGCTGTCCAACTGGCGGGGGCTCTACGGGCCCCCTGGCATGCCGGAGGTCGCCGTCGCCTACTGGCAGAAGGCACTCGGCGAGATGGTCGAGACGCCGGCCTGGGAGCAGATCGCGCAGCGGAACCACTTCACGACGACCTTCGCCACCGGCGACGAGTTCCAGACCTTCCTCGCCGACACCCAGGCGGACGTCAAGGCTGCGTTGGACGAACAGGGTCGGTGA
- a CDS encoding ester cyclase encodes MTLHDEYRALYQSYLEYCNAHDFDSMASFYAPGITVNGSPMDPGAVTAQFEPLISAFPDWHWDVAHLVTDDENIVVHFSVTGTHRGAFAGIEATGRRVDVSEFTLYHLEDGKFAAVWDLLDMDSLIRQIS; translated from the coding sequence ATGACCCTGCACGACGAGTATCGAGCGCTGTACCAGTCCTATCTCGAATACTGCAACGCGCACGACTTCGATTCGATGGCCTCGTTCTACGCGCCGGGCATCACCGTCAACGGGTCACCCATGGACCCCGGCGCCGTCACGGCGCAGTTCGAGCCGCTCATCTCCGCGTTCCCCGACTGGCACTGGGACGTCGCCCACCTGGTCACCGACGACGAGAACATCGTGGTGCACTTCTCAGTCACGGGCACCCACCGCGGCGCCTTCGCGGGCATCGAGGCGACCGGACGCCGCGTCGACGTCTCGGAGTTCACGCTGTACCACCTGGAGGACGGCAAGTTCGCCGCCGTCTGGGATCTGCTCGACATGGACTCGTTGATCAGACAGATCAGCTAG
- a CDS encoding ABC transporter permease, producing the protein MITQALSSPAPAWRRQLRGQSTSLAAIGAALLTILGAWQLAVVIGNRIPSPAQTVDSLISEAAIGELWGNLAISMNRFALGLALALVVGAAIGVWMGLSKWADLALSDVNAAALAIPAVIWALLTTMWFGFGWLTPVVTVFLSGLPFVVVNIAKATRAVPADLVLMARAFGVPRRNVLRHIVAPAVAGSTVAAVRFAIMSAWNGLLLAEWFGSTSGVGWRSRYWYDANQLDGFFAWVLVFIIVLVIADLLILGPIERRATRWRTA; encoded by the coding sequence GTGATCACCCAGGCACTCTCGTCCCCGGCGCCCGCCTGGCGTCGTCAGCTCCGCGGACAGTCGACGTCGCTGGCCGCCATCGGCGCCGCCCTGCTCACGATTCTCGGCGCATGGCAGCTCGCCGTCGTGATCGGCAACCGGATTCCGTCGCCCGCACAGACCGTCGACAGCCTGATCTCGGAGGCCGCCATCGGCGAGCTCTGGGGCAACCTCGCGATCAGCATGAACCGCTTCGCCCTCGGCCTGGCGCTCGCGCTGGTGGTCGGTGCCGCGATCGGCGTGTGGATGGGCCTGTCGAAGTGGGCCGACCTCGCCCTCTCCGACGTCAACGCCGCCGCCCTCGCCATCCCGGCGGTGATCTGGGCGCTGCTGACCACCATGTGGTTCGGGTTCGGCTGGCTCACCCCGGTCGTGACGGTGTTCCTGTCCGGGCTGCCGTTCGTGGTGGTCAACATCGCCAAGGCCACCCGGGCGGTACCCGCCGACCTGGTGCTGATGGCCCGGGCGTTCGGCGTACCACGGCGAAACGTACTGCGGCACATCGTCGCTCCCGCGGTCGCCGGCTCGACCGTCGCTGCCGTCCGGTTCGCGATCATGAGCGCCTGGAACGGTCTGCTGCTCGCCGAGTGGTTCGGCTCCACCTCCGGTGTCGGGTGGCGGTCGCGGTACTGGTACGACGCCAACCAGCTCGACGGGTTCTTCGCCTGGGTGCTGGTGTTCATCATCGTGCTCGTCATCGCGGACTTGCTGATCCTCGGCCCCATCGAACGCCGCGCCACCCGCTGGCGCACCGCCTGA
- a CDS encoding MFS transporter, whose product MPKPGTHTSGTRTRWHHEITRTRWHHEITRTQWLVLAGTTLGWGLDGFAGSLYVLVLGPTMTELLPNSGVDPTGASIGFYGGLTVALFLIGWATGGILFGILADYFGRTKVLSIGILTYAVFSALAAFADTWWQLGILRFIAGMGSGVEAPVGAALIAETWRNRFRARAGGVMMAGYAAGFFAAAAAYAAFGSHGWRPMLLLAGLPALLVWFIRRYVPEPPEINAHMQARKERKARGESASHDGFVLKRLISPPLLRPMVVCTALATGALIAFWSVSTWYPQIIRQMTAAENLPQALADHRVATAAMLFNAGGIIGYASWGFLADAIGRRRAFMVSFAVSAAAIGWAFPFQRDYGQFLTAMPFLGFGLFGALSGTFIYAPELFPPSVRATALAVCNSVGRYVTALGPLTAGVIATSWFGGDLGIATASVAALGLIAVCGLVFAPETRGAAMPVDPGAVGDLAGDRPR is encoded by the coding sequence ATGCCCAAACCAGGAACCCATACGTCGGGAACTCGCACCCGGTGGCACCACGAGATCACCCGCACCCGGTGGCACCACGAGATCACCCGCACCCAGTGGCTGGTGCTGGCAGGAACCACGCTCGGCTGGGGGTTGGACGGCTTCGCCGGAAGCCTCTACGTGCTGGTCCTCGGGCCCACGATGACCGAGCTGCTGCCGAACAGCGGCGTCGATCCCACCGGTGCCTCGATCGGCTTCTACGGCGGGCTGACCGTGGCGCTGTTCCTGATCGGCTGGGCGACCGGTGGCATCCTGTTCGGCATCCTCGCCGACTACTTCGGGCGCACCAAGGTGTTGTCCATCGGCATCCTCACCTACGCGGTGTTCAGTGCGCTGGCGGCGTTCGCCGACACCTGGTGGCAGTTGGGCATCCTTCGCTTCATCGCGGGCATGGGATCGGGTGTCGAGGCACCCGTCGGAGCCGCACTCATCGCCGAGACGTGGCGCAACCGCTTCCGCGCCCGTGCCGGCGGGGTGATGATGGCCGGCTATGCCGCAGGGTTCTTCGCGGCGGCCGCCGCCTACGCGGCGTTCGGTAGCCACGGCTGGCGGCCCATGCTGCTGCTGGCAGGCCTGCCCGCACTCCTGGTGTGGTTCATCCGCCGCTACGTGCCGGAACCACCCGAGATCAACGCGCACATGCAGGCGCGCAAGGAACGAAAGGCCCGCGGCGAGAGCGCTTCCCACGACGGATTCGTGCTCAAGAGGTTGATCTCACCTCCGCTGCTGCGTCCGATGGTGGTGTGTACCGCACTCGCGACCGGAGCCCTGATCGCGTTCTGGAGCGTGTCGACGTGGTACCCGCAGATCATCCGTCAGATGACGGCCGCCGAGAACCTGCCGCAGGCGCTGGCCGACCACCGGGTGGCGACCGCGGCGATGTTGTTCAACGCCGGCGGCATCATCGGGTACGCCTCGTGGGGGTTCCTGGCCGACGCCATCGGACGGCGGCGAGCCTTCATGGTGAGCTTCGCAGTGTCGGCCGCGGCCATCGGCTGGGCCTTCCCCTTCCAGCGCGACTACGGCCAATTCCTCACGGCCATGCCCTTCTTGGGATTCGGACTGTTCGGAGCGTTGTCCGGCACGTTCATCTACGCACCCGAACTGTTCCCGCCCAGCGTCCGGGCCACCGCACTGGCGGTGTGCAACAGCGTCGGTCGCTACGTCACGGCGCTGGGTCCGCTCACGGCCGGCGTCATCGCGACCTCGTGGTTCGGCGGGGACCTCGGAATCGCCACCGCGTCGGTGGCAGCCCTCGGTCTCATCGCCGTCTGCGGACTGGTGTTCGCACCGGAGACCCGCGGTGCGGCGATGCCCGTCGACCCCGGTGCGGTGGGCGACCTCGCCGGCGATCGACCAAGATGA
- a CDS encoding ABC transporter ATP-binding protein, with protein MASIEIRDLVKDFHDRSGNRTRVINGIDLTISGETFVSVVGPSGSGKTTLLNIVSGIETHGSGTVDLVGNGGNDARVGYVFQDPRLLPWRTVMANLGFVQHERPGWEERARHYLDLVGLSHCADRFPAQLSGGQQQRIGIARAFAVEPDVLLMDEPFSHLDAMTSRTLREHLERIWLESRRTVMFVTHDVTEAVQLSDRIVVLAPGGTVHEIIDVDLPRPRRASDPAVAVLQAEILARFEALEAAAA; from the coding sequence ATGGCCTCCATCGAGATCCGCGACCTGGTCAAGGACTTCCACGACCGCAGCGGCAACCGCACCCGCGTCATCAACGGCATCGACCTCACCATCTCCGGCGAGACGTTCGTGTCGGTCGTCGGGCCGTCGGGCAGCGGTAAGACCACACTGCTCAACATCGTCTCCGGCATCGAGACGCACGGCTCCGGCACCGTTGACCTCGTCGGCAACGGCGGCAACGACGCCCGCGTCGGCTACGTGTTCCAGGACCCGCGGCTCCTGCCATGGCGCACCGTCATGGCCAATCTCGGCTTCGTACAACACGAACGCCCGGGCTGGGAGGAGCGCGCGCGGCACTACCTCGACCTCGTCGGACTGAGCCACTGCGCGGACCGCTTCCCTGCCCAACTGTCCGGCGGTCAACAGCAGCGGATCGGCATCGCCAGGGCGTTCGCCGTCGAACCCGACGTGCTGCTGATGGACGAGCCGTTCAGCCACCTCGACGCGATGACCTCGCGCACGCTGCGCGAGCATCTCGAGCGGATCTGGCTGGAGTCGCGGCGCACCGTGATGTTCGTGACCCACGACGTCACCGAGGCCGTGCAGCTGTCCGACCGCATCGTCGTGCTGGCTCCCGGCGGGACGGTGCACGAGATCATCGACGTCGACCTGCCCCGTCCCAGAAGGGCTTCCGATCCGGCGGTGGCCGTCCTGCAGGCCGAGATCCTGGCCCGGTTCGAGGCGCTCGAGGCGGCGGCGGCATGA
- a CDS encoding SDR family oxidoreductase, producing MIPNIRKTLRLAGMRPMPRWPARTSIDLRGRRILLTGASSGIGAVAAERLAAEGATVIAVARRESLLAELVGRISAAGGNATALPADLTDLARIDELMEEVGPVDVLINNAARSIRRPLIESLERWHDVERVMALNYFAPLRLIRGVAPGMIERGDGHIVNIATWRVLPEASPLFAAYNASKAALSAVSRVIDTELGTAGVHSTTIYYPLVATPMIAPTRAYDGVAALSPDEAAEWMVTAVRDRPIRIAPRKALALRAVDVLAPRRVNRIFEAETARMNSRTSAAETTGSHR from the coding sequence GTGATCCCCAACATCCGCAAGACGCTGCGGCTGGCAGGAATGCGTCCCATGCCCCGATGGCCCGCCCGCACGTCGATTGACCTGCGAGGCAGGCGAATTCTGCTGACCGGTGCGTCGTCGGGCATCGGTGCGGTCGCCGCCGAACGACTCGCCGCCGAGGGGGCGACGGTGATCGCGGTCGCGCGCCGGGAGAGCCTCCTCGCCGAACTCGTCGGCCGCATCAGCGCCGCCGGCGGCAACGCGACCGCCTTACCCGCCGACCTCACCGACCTGGCACGGATCGACGAGCTGATGGAGGAGGTCGGGCCCGTCGACGTGCTCATCAACAACGCCGCCAGGTCCATCCGCAGACCCCTCATCGAATCGCTCGAACGATGGCACGACGTCGAGCGCGTCATGGCGCTCAACTACTTCGCCCCGCTGCGGCTCATCCGAGGCGTCGCGCCGGGCATGATCGAACGCGGCGACGGCCACATCGTCAACATCGCCACCTGGCGCGTCCTGCCGGAAGCCTCGCCGCTGTTCGCCGCCTACAACGCATCGAAGGCGGCACTCAGCGCCGTCAGCCGCGTCATCGACACCGAACTCGGCACGGCCGGCGTGCACTCCACCACGATCTACTACCCGTTGGTCGCGACGCCGATGATCGCACCGACCCGCGCCTACGACGGGGTGGCGGCACTCTCGCCCGACGAAGCGGCCGAATGGATGGTGACGGCGGTGCGCGACCGGCCGATCCGCATCGCACCGCGAAAGGCGCTGGCGCTGCGCGCCGTCGACGTCCTGGCGCCTCGCAGAGTCAACCGCATCTTCGAGGCCGAGACCGCCCGCATGAACTCCAGAACGTCCGCGGCCGAGACGACCGGGAGCCACCGATGA
- a CDS encoding FAD binding domain-containing protein → MSERLDTRHDWSGHRALVIGGSIGGLTTALLLRRLGFDVSVFERTPTNLDGRGGGIVLQPDTLRWFVECSDQHPEQVSTSTHYVQYLGPGNSVVHRENAPWSYTSWGTFYRALLADFGTDDYHLGEYAAGFDEDADGVEVRFTSGRRERADLVVFADGIGSPSRRRISPDTKLEYSGYVGWRGTVPEREVSPETFELLHDSITYSVAPHTHINVYPIPSTDGGLAVGERLLNYVWYRNVPEGHELDELMTDKRGFLAGVSLHPGGVQDRFVEEMRSAATELLAPAAAEVVLRTEQPYLQAVYDAVTNRMAMGRVALVGDAASAARPHAAAGTAKAAANAWALYDALSDSGDIAEALAKWEPGQLELGQRLMRRVKEMGARSQFDCTWVPGDPDNRFGLYGPGH, encoded by the coding sequence GTGTCTGAACGTCTCGACACCCGCCACGACTGGAGTGGGCACCGCGCCCTGGTGATCGGTGGATCCATCGGCGGCCTGACGACGGCTCTGCTGCTGCGCAGGCTGGGGTTCGACGTATCCGTCTTCGAACGCACGCCGACCAACCTGGACGGTCGCGGCGGCGGCATCGTGCTGCAGCCCGACACGCTGCGCTGGTTCGTCGAGTGCAGTGACCAGCATCCCGAACAGGTCAGCACCTCGACGCACTACGTGCAGTACCTCGGGCCGGGCAACTCCGTCGTGCACCGTGAGAACGCGCCGTGGAGCTACACGTCGTGGGGCACCTTCTACCGGGCACTGCTCGCCGACTTCGGGACCGACGACTACCACCTCGGCGAGTACGCGGCAGGGTTCGACGAGGACGCCGACGGGGTCGAGGTGCGCTTCACCTCCGGCCGCCGCGAACGCGCCGATCTCGTCGTGTTCGCCGACGGCATCGGATCGCCCAGCAGGCGGCGCATCTCGCCGGACACCAAACTCGAGTACTCCGGGTACGTCGGGTGGCGCGGCACCGTGCCCGAGCGCGAGGTGTCCCCGGAGACGTTCGAGCTGCTGCACGACTCGATCACCTACAGCGTCGCGCCGCACACCCACATCAACGTCTATCCGATCCCGTCGACCGACGGTGGGCTCGCCGTGGGGGAGCGGCTGCTGAACTACGTTTGGTACCGCAACGTGCCGGAGGGGCACGAACTCGACGAGCTCATGACCGACAAGCGCGGCTTCCTGGCCGGCGTGTCGCTGCACCCGGGCGGGGTGCAGGACCGCTTCGTCGAGGAAATGCGTTCGGCAGCAACCGAACTGCTCGCGCCAGCGGCTGCCGAGGTGGTGCTGCGCACCGAGCAGCCCTACCTGCAGGCGGTGTACGACGCGGTGACCAACCGGATGGCGATGGGGCGCGTGGCTCTCGTCGGCGACGCCGCCAGCGCTGCCCGGCCGCACGCCGCGGCGGGTACCGCGAAGGCCGCGGCCAACGCATGGGCGCTCTACGACGCGCTGTCGGACAGCGGTGACATCGCCGAGGCGCTCGCCAAGTGGGAGCCCGGCCAACTCGAACTCGGGCAGCGGCTGATGCGCCGCGTCAAGGAGATGGGCGCCCGTTCCCAGTTCGACTGCACCTGGGTCCCCGGCGACCCGGACAACCGTTTCGGCCTCTACGGCCCCGGACACTAA
- a CDS encoding aldehyde dehydrogenase family protein, translated as MTHTIAASAGPLGADSGDTRNIIDPSSGAVIATVAEQDAEGVDAAVARARAAFESGPWPALVRSARARLLLRVADAIEANSERLYTLEARNNGRPITETRAQLSRVPEWFRYNAGLLAAQRLAVLPGDGPYLTYQQRLPLGVCGIITPFNHPLLILARSLSAALANGNTVVVKPSEMTPLTTLALAEILAEAGVPDGVVNVVTGGRPAGERLTRHPDVAKITLTGGTEAGRAAAIATASRFARVTAELGGKTPVVMFDDVDPAVAAEGAAFAAFVAAGQSCVAGSRFLVQRNVYDEFVIALSARAQAIRVGDPSLPQTQMGPLISARQRDKVLDLIGTGTAEGARLAAGGGIPELPEELRGGFFLQPTVLADASMAMTVAREEIFGPVAVVIPFDAEADAVAMANDNEYGLGAGVWTTDIARAHRVASNIVAGMVWVNDHHRLEPSLPWGGVKESGIGKDAGTESFDDFSWIKSIVVRTAADHVDWYGDADQRRLN; from the coding sequence ATGACTCACACGATCGCAGCGTCCGCAGGCCCCCTCGGAGCCGACAGCGGTGACACCCGCAACATCATCGACCCGAGCAGCGGTGCGGTCATCGCCACCGTGGCCGAACAGGACGCCGAGGGCGTCGACGCGGCCGTGGCGCGTGCCCGCGCGGCGTTCGAGAGCGGGCCATGGCCCGCGCTGGTCAGGAGCGCACGCGCCCGCCTGCTGCTGCGCGTCGCAGACGCCATCGAAGCGAATTCCGAGCGGCTGTACACGCTGGAGGCCCGCAACAACGGCCGTCCGATCACCGAGACGAGGGCCCAGCTGTCCCGGGTCCCGGAGTGGTTCCGTTACAACGCGGGTCTGCTCGCTGCGCAGCGCCTGGCCGTCCTCCCGGGCGACGGCCCGTATCTGACGTACCAGCAGCGACTTCCGCTCGGCGTGTGCGGCATCATCACCCCGTTCAACCATCCACTGCTGATCCTGGCGCGAAGCCTGTCCGCCGCACTGGCCAACGGCAACACCGTCGTGGTCAAGCCGTCGGAGATGACACCGCTGACGACACTCGCACTGGCCGAGATCCTGGCCGAGGCAGGCGTTCCCGACGGAGTCGTCAACGTCGTCACCGGCGGGCGGCCAGCGGGGGAGCGGCTCACCCGGCATCCCGACGTCGCCAAGATCACCCTCACCGGCGGCACCGAAGCCGGCCGCGCGGCGGCCATCGCCACCGCGTCCCGGTTCGCCCGCGTGACCGCCGAACTCGGCGGCAAGACACCCGTCGTGATGTTCGACGACGTGGATCCCGCCGTCGCGGCCGAGGGCGCCGCATTCGCCGCCTTCGTCGCAGCCGGTCAGTCCTGCGTCGCCGGCTCCCGTTTCCTGGTGCAGCGCAACGTCTACGACGAGTTCGTCATCGCACTGTCGGCACGCGCGCAAGCGATCCGGGTGGGTGATCCAAGCCTGCCGCAGACGCAGATGGGACCGTTGATCAGCGCACGGCAACGTGACAAGGTGCTCGACCTGATCGGCACGGGCACCGCCGAAGGCGCCCGACTGGCCGCCGGCGGCGGGATTCCCGAACTGCCCGAGGAACTTCGAGGCGGGTTCTTCCTGCAGCCGACCGTACTGGCCGACGCCAGCATGGCGATGACGGTCGCACGGGAGGAGATCTTCGGCCCCGTAGCCGTGGTCATCCCCTTCGACGCCGAGGCCGACGCCGTCGCGATGGCCAACGACAACGAGTACGGCCTCGGCGCAGGCGTATGGACCACCGACATCGCCCGCGCGCACCGGGTCGCCTCGAACATCGTCGCGGGCATGGTGTGGGTCAACGACCATCACCGGCTCGAACCGTCGCTGCCGTGGGGCGGCGTCAAGGAATCGGGCATCGGCAAGGACGCCGGAACCGAATCGTTCGACGACTTCTCGTGGATCAAGTCCATCGTCGTCAGGACCGCCGCCGACCACGTCGACTGGTACGGCGACGCCGACCAGCGCCGACTCAACTGA